In a single window of the Nicotiana tomentosiformis chromosome 10, ASM39032v3, whole genome shotgun sequence genome:
- the LOC104098437 gene encoding reticulon-like protein B10 isoform X2, with the protein MIMSDSNKQLNNLLIKVKANAKLQLFLPPLSSPSSIAEYTKNPNRHGRSSTVFRQSCSRWWHRSLPPIPDMEVPEEFVVKAADMMRVWVNHILLTAHDIAISGNLKLFGWVALGLWLISYVGSFFTLLTLLYIGTLFSLSVPLLYEKYQNQIDDKLITAQKVIQKQYRKIDENVLRKILKSSNKEKKTQ; encoded by the exons ATGATAATGTCGGACTCTAATAAGCAGCTTAACAATTTGCTTATCAAAGTCAAAGCTAACGCCAAATTACAATTGTTTCTCCCTCCCCtttcctctccttcttcaattGCAGAGTACACAAAAAACCCAAATCGCCATGGGAGATCCTCGACAGTCTTTCGTCAATCATGCTCTCGGTGGTGGCACAG ATCTTTACCTCCAATTCCCGATATGGAAGTTCCCGAGGAATTTGTCGTGAAGGCTGCTGATATGATGCGTGTTTGGGTAAACCATATACTGCTGACTGCACATGATATTGCTATTAGTGGGAATTTGAAACTTTTTGGTTGG GTTGCTCTTGGCTTGTGGTTGATATCTTATGTTGGTAGCTTTTTCACTCTCCTTACTTTGCTCTATATAG GGACCCTTTTTAGCTTGTCTGTGCCTCTGCTATACGAGAAATACCAAAATCAAATAGATGACAAGCTTATTACAGCACAGAAAGTCATTCAGAAACAGTACAGAAAAATTGACGAGAATGTATTGAGAAAGATTTTGAAGTCCTCGAACAAGGAAAAGAAGACTCAGTAA
- the LOC104098437 gene encoding reticulon-like protein B11 isoform X3 yields the protein MGDPRQSFVNHALGGGTVADVLLWRRQCASVTLLVSSTVLWFLFERAGYNLLSFIANVMLLLVVILFFWGKSASLLNRSLPPIPDMEVPEEFVVKAADMMRVWVALGLWLISYVGSFFTLLTLLYIGTLFSLSVPLLYEKYQNQIDDKLITAQKVIQKQYRKIDENVLRKILKSSNKEKKTQ from the exons ATGGGAGATCCTCGACAGTCTTTCGTCAATCATGCTCTCGGTGGTGGCACAG TTGCTGACGTGTTGTTGTGGAGGAGACAATGCGCTAGTGTTACTCTGCTTGTTAGTTCTACTGTCCTTTGGTTTCTATTTGAGCGAGCTGGCTACAATCTCTTATCCTTTATTGCCAATGTGATGTTGCTTTTAGTTGTGATTCTCTTCTTTTGGGGTAAATCTGCTTCACTTCTCAACAG ATCTTTACCTCCAATTCCCGATATGGAAGTTCCCGAGGAATTTGTCGTGAAGGCTGCTGATATGATGCGTGTTTGG GTTGCTCTTGGCTTGTGGTTGATATCTTATGTTGGTAGCTTTTTCACTCTCCTTACTTTGCTCTATATAG GGACCCTTTTTAGCTTGTCTGTGCCTCTGCTATACGAGAAATACCAAAATCAAATAGATGACAAGCTTATTACAGCACAGAAAGTCATTCAGAAACAGTACAGAAAAATTGACGAGAATGTATTGAGAAAGATTTTGAAGTCCTCGAACAAGGAAAAGAAGACTCAGTAA
- the LOC104098437 gene encoding reticulon-like protein B11 isoform X1, with product MGDPRQSFVNHALGGGTVADVLLWRRQCASVTLLVSSTVLWFLFERAGYNLLSFIANVMLLLVVILFFWGKSASLLNRSLPPIPDMEVPEEFVVKAADMMRVWVNHILLTAHDIAISGNLKLFGWVALGLWLISYVGSFFTLLTLLYIGTLFSLSVPLLYEKYQNQIDDKLITAQKVIQKQYRKIDENVLRKILKSSNKEKKTQ from the exons ATGGGAGATCCTCGACAGTCTTTCGTCAATCATGCTCTCGGTGGTGGCACAG TTGCTGACGTGTTGTTGTGGAGGAGACAATGCGCTAGTGTTACTCTGCTTGTTAGTTCTACTGTCCTTTGGTTTCTATTTGAGCGAGCTGGCTACAATCTCTTATCCTTTATTGCCAATGTGATGTTGCTTTTAGTTGTGATTCTCTTCTTTTGGGGTAAATCTGCTTCACTTCTCAACAG ATCTTTACCTCCAATTCCCGATATGGAAGTTCCCGAGGAATTTGTCGTGAAGGCTGCTGATATGATGCGTGTTTGGGTAAACCATATACTGCTGACTGCACATGATATTGCTATTAGTGGGAATTTGAAACTTTTTGGTTGG GTTGCTCTTGGCTTGTGGTTGATATCTTATGTTGGTAGCTTTTTCACTCTCCTTACTTTGCTCTATATAG GGACCCTTTTTAGCTTGTCTGTGCCTCTGCTATACGAGAAATACCAAAATCAAATAGATGACAAGCTTATTACAGCACAGAAAGTCATTCAGAAACAGTACAGAAAAATTGACGAGAATGTATTGAGAAAGATTTTGAAGTCCTCGAACAAGGAAAAGAAGACTCAGTAA
- the LOC104098438 gene encoding D-3-phosphoglycerate dehydrogenase 3, chloroplastic-like, with protein sequence MAASASSTLNFSTKPSHTSLSWKTRIGSSSVFAVAALSPRRDQRQYPRFVIFSMGAKPTVLVAEKLGEAGVDLLKEFADVDCSYNLSPEELRNKISLCDALIVRSGTKVSREVFESSGGRLKVVGRAGVGIDNVDLAAATEHGCLVVNAPTANTVAAAEHGIALLTAMARNIAQADASVKAGKWLRNKYVGVSLVGKTLAVMGFGKVGSEVARRAKGLGMHVIAHDPYAPADRARAIGVELVSFDEAIASADFISLHMPLTSATKKVLNDETFAKMKKGVRIVNVARGGVIDEDALVRALDAGIVAQAALDVFTVEPPSKDSKLIQHENVTATPHLGASTMEAQEGVAIEIAEAVVGALKGELAATAVNAPMVPAEVLSELKPFVELAEKLGRLAVQLVAGGRGVKSVKVTYGSARAPDDLDTRLLRAMITKGLIEPISSAFVNLVNADFTAKQRGLRIAEERSLLNGSPESPLEFIRVQIANVESKFASAVSDSGEIRVEGRVKDGIPHLTKVGSFEVDVSLEGSIILCRQVDQPGMIGKVGSILSEENVNVSFMSVGRVAPRKHAVMAIGVDEQPSKESLKRIGEIPAVEEFVYLKL encoded by the exons ATGGCGGCATCTGCTTCTTCGACTTTAAATTTCTCCACCAAACCCTCCCACACCTCTCTCTCATGGAAAACACGCATCGGTTCCTCCTCCGTTTTCGCCGTCGCCGCCTTGTCTCCCCGCCGCGATCAGCGTCAGTACCCACGTTTCGTTATATTCTCCATGGGCGCAAAACCTACGGTCCTTGTAGCTGAAAAACTCGGCGAGGCAGGAGTAGATCTCCTAAAGGAATTCGCTGACGTGGATTGTTCGTATAACCTGAGTCCCGAGGAACTCCGCAATAAGATCTCATTGTGTGATGCGTTGATTGTACGGAGTGGTACGAAGGTGAGCCGTGAGGTATTTGAGTCGTCCGGTGGACGGCTTAAAGTTGTTGGACGAGCTGGTGTGGGAATTGATAATGTGGATCTTGCAGCGGCAACTGAGCATGGATGCCTTGTTGTTAATGCGCCCACTGCTAACACTGTTGCTGCTGCGGAGCATGGAATCGCATTACTCACCGCTATGGCTCGAAATATTGCTCAAGCCGATGCTTCCGTGAAAGCTG GAAAGTGGCTGAGAAACAAATATGTTGGTGTCTCCCTAGTTGGCAAAACACTTGCTGTGATGGGTTTTGGGAAGGTTGGATCAGAAGTTGCCAGGCGAGCTAAGGGGCTTGGCATGCATGTTATTGCTCATGATCCATATGCCCCTGCTGACCGTGCACGTGCCATTGGGGTGGAGCTTGTTAGCTTTGATGAAGCCATTGCGTCTGCAGATTTTATCTCACTTCACATGCCACTTACATCTGCAACTAAGAAGGTCCTAAATGATGAAACTTTCGCAAAGATGAAAAAGGGTGTGCGAATTGTCAATGTTGCTCGTGGGGGAGTGATTGATGAAGATGCTTTGGTCAGGGCACTTGATGCTGGAATTGTGGCACAG GCAGCACTTGATGTCTTCACTGTGGAGCCACCATCAAAGGATAGTAAGTTGATTCAACATGAGAATGTAACTGCAACGCCTCATCTTGGCGCTAGTACTATGGAAGCGCAG GAAGGGGTGGCCATTGAGATAGCAGAAGCTGTTGTTGGAGCTTTGAAAGGAGAGCTTGCTGCTACTGCTGTCAATGCTCCAATGGTGCCTGCTGAG GTGCTCTCCGAGCTGAAGCCTTTTGTCGAACTGGCTGAAAAACTTGGTAGACTTGCTGTCCAACTAGTCGCAGGTGGAAGGGGTGTGAAATCAGTGAAAGTGACGTATGGTTCAGCTAGAGCACCTGATGATCTTGACACAAGATTGCTTCGTGCCATGATAACTAAGGGATTGATTGAGCCTATTTCCAGTGCCTTTGTGAACTTGGTCAATGCAGATTTCACTGCTAAACAGAGAGGACTAAGAATAGCTGAAGAAAGATCTCTTCTAAATGGTTCACCAGAAAGTCCACTCGAGTTCATTCGGGTTCAGATTGCCAATGTGGAGTCCAAGTTTGCAAGTGCTGTTTCTGATTCTGgagagattagagtggagggcaGGGTAAAAGATGGAATCCCTCATTTGACAAAAGTTGGATCTTTTGAAGTGGATGTGAGCTTGGAAGGCAGCATCATTCTCTGTAGACAGGTTGATCAGCCAGGAATGATCGGGAAGGTGGGTAGCATCTTGTCTGAGGAGAATGTGAATGTAAGTTTCATGAGTGTTGGAAGGGTTGCTCCAAGGAAGCACGCGGTTATGGCTATTGGAGTGGATGAGCAACCAAGCAAGGAGTCATTGAAGAGGATTGGGGAAATTCCTGCTGTTGAGGAGTTTGTTTACCTTAAATTATAA